One window from the genome of Palaemon carinicauda isolate YSFRI2023 chromosome 24, ASM3689809v2, whole genome shotgun sequence encodes:
- the LOC137618132 gene encoding uncharacterized protein isoform X2 — protein sequence MVCSESAHSRGIPRVNKTSQSRSRRGSVVVDVWGDGVCPVIHQVPEVLPWIAPHAQTVGKTAASAISKYAVKASEGANAPKFS from the exons ATGGTATGCTCAGAAAGCGCTCACTCCCGAGGAATACCACGAGTGAATAAAA CATCCCAGTCTAGATCTCGGCGTGGATCGGTGGTGGTGGACGTGTGGGGTGATGGGGTGTGTCCTGTCATTCATCAGGTCCCTGAGGTCCTACCATGGATCGCACCTCACGCCCAGACAGTTGGAAAGACAGCGGCGTCAGCGATCTCAAAATACGCA GTCAAAGCCAGCGAGGGAGCCAACGCCCCCAAGTTCTCCTGA
- the LOC137618132 gene encoding uncharacterized protein isoform X3 produces the protein MICSSAISSSRGYFASQSRSRRGSVVVDVWGDGVCPVIHQVPEVLPWIAPHAQTVGKTAASAISKYAVKASEGANAPKFS, from the exons ATGATCTGCAGCTCAGCGATATCATCTTCGAGGGGATACTTCG CATCCCAGTCTAGATCTCGGCGTGGATCGGTGGTGGTGGACGTGTGGGGTGATGGGGTGTGTCCTGTCATTCATCAGGTCCCTGAGGTCCTACCATGGATCGCACCTCACGCCCAGACAGTTGGAAAGACAGCGGCGTCAGCGATCTCAAAATACGCA GTCAAAGCCAGCGAGGGAGCCAACGCCCCCAAGTTCTCCTGA